One window of Methylococcus sp. EFPC2 genomic DNA carries:
- a CDS encoding efflux RND transporter permease subunit, which yields MPQNPDSRDSSVSGLIAWFAANPVAANLLMLLILFGGAGSLIFMDKEVFPHFLPHQIQISAYYPGAGPLEIEESVCVRIEEAIYDLPGIKRLKSEITQGECNVRVEVLPDHDKDQVLNAVRGRVQAIQRLPKALEKIDVQPATRNGDDGVIWVALHGPTDPLTIKSLGDRIQADLARIPGVTRAYNYFDVSYEIAIEVSAEKLHQYRISLHEVTEAVRRASVDLPGGLVKSKAGELLLRVQGKAQSGESVGNLVLRTNPDGSRVLLRDVSVIKDGLEERLAEWHHDGETAQGWEVHAEHDTVAVARRVKAYVDETRAHLPEGLSLYTWWDDSQAYEERTRTLIEDGLSGFVLVCLVLTLFLRLRVALWADAGILTSVFGAFWLMPAFGVSLNMLSLFGFLLAMGILVDDAIIIGEAVHKEHEGKERGRGAVEAAIRGAKSVALPVTLAVLVALVAFLPGLFLPGWSGQMMRPICLVMILTLAFSLIEALLILPAHLAAPPRATPIPSRLARLRLRLNQGLDEFVRRIYRPFLESALAWRHLTVSAFAVLLMLSVALVAGGHVRLSLQADVTKDSFWVNLTLPQDAPFSETRRIAEKVEKALLELRDEMDQEPKGVGLPILDARAETGELAPAPRPKVRSGTSVIVGLETIVWENGAGFWTELSPQGRQTIKVEDFIRAWRERIGDVGRAKIDFLYKEGDVPYDLEFDLGASDPSILMPAAEELKRKLAAYPGVFDVVDSAEPGKPEVHLRLKPEAERLGLRLEELAEQVRQAYYGDEVHRFQRGRNEVKVMVRLPWSERRSLDKLEDLPVRLPNGAQAPLSALAQVDLTPGYAKLVRQDRQRILKVQARVDPNRADLNAVYSDLEAGVIPQLKQKFPGLAVNIGEERQEQEEATHALAFNTLISLAVIYALIAIPFRSYTKPLIFLLAAPVAWSGAVLAHWLAGLPLSMESLVGMIAASGVVVNDSLVLLDYIKEKGVGVDDTVAGPGPAAANLILEACTSRFRPILLAFLTNFAGFLPTLLETSEQAQFLIPMTLSLSAGLLIGMAASLILTPACYALLGQWHDRPSSRVISSRAVDDRT from the coding sequence ATGCCCCAGAACCCCGATAGCCGAGATTCCAGCGTTTCGGGTCTCATCGCTTGGTTTGCCGCCAATCCGGTCGCGGCGAATCTGTTGATGCTGCTGATCCTGTTCGGCGGGGCCGGCAGCCTGATTTTTATGGACAAGGAAGTCTTTCCCCACTTTCTCCCGCACCAGATCCAAATCAGCGCGTATTATCCCGGCGCAGGGCCGTTGGAGATCGAGGAGTCGGTTTGTGTCCGTATCGAAGAGGCGATATACGATTTGCCCGGCATCAAGCGGCTGAAGTCGGAGATCACCCAGGGCGAATGCAACGTCAGGGTCGAGGTCCTGCCGGACCATGACAAGGACCAGGTGCTTAATGCCGTGCGCGGACGGGTCCAGGCCATCCAGCGGCTACCGAAGGCGCTGGAGAAGATCGATGTACAACCGGCCACCCGCAACGGCGACGACGGGGTCATCTGGGTGGCGCTGCATGGCCCCACCGATCCGCTGACCATCAAATCGCTGGGCGACCGCATCCAGGCCGATCTGGCCCGCATCCCCGGCGTGACCCGCGCTTACAATTATTTCGACGTGTCCTACGAGATCGCCATCGAGGTCTCTGCGGAAAAACTGCACCAATACCGCATCTCCCTGCACGAGGTCACCGAAGCGGTCCGGCGGGCTTCGGTGGACCTGCCCGGCGGGCTGGTGAAAAGCAAGGCCGGGGAGTTGCTGCTGCGCGTGCAGGGCAAGGCGCAAAGCGGCGAGTCGGTCGGCAATCTGGTCTTGCGAACCAACCCCGACGGCAGCCGGGTGCTGCTGCGCGATGTTTCCGTCATCAAGGACGGCCTGGAAGAACGCCTGGCGGAATGGCACCACGACGGCGAGACGGCGCAAGGCTGGGAGGTCCACGCGGAGCACGACACGGTCGCGGTGGCCAGGCGGGTCAAGGCCTATGTGGACGAAACCCGGGCGCATCTGCCGGAAGGCTTGTCCCTCTATACCTGGTGGGACGATTCCCAGGCGTATGAAGAGCGCACCCGGACCTTGATCGAGGACGGTTTGAGCGGCTTCGTCCTGGTGTGCCTGGTGCTGACCCTGTTCCTGCGCCTGCGGGTGGCGCTGTGGGCCGACGCGGGCATACTCACCTCGGTCTTCGGCGCGTTCTGGCTGATGCCGGCCTTCGGCGTGTCGCTTAACATGCTGTCCCTGTTCGGCTTCCTGCTGGCCATGGGCATACTGGTGGACGATGCCATCATCATCGGGGAGGCGGTGCACAAGGAACACGAAGGCAAGGAACGGGGGAGAGGCGCGGTAGAGGCCGCGATCCGTGGCGCGAAAAGCGTCGCCCTGCCGGTGACACTCGCCGTGCTGGTGGCCTTGGTGGCCTTTCTGCCGGGATTGTTCCTGCCCGGCTGGTCGGGGCAGATGATGCGGCCGATTTGTCTGGTGATGATACTGACGCTGGCGTTCTCCCTGATCGAGGCCTTGTTGATCCTGCCGGCGCATCTGGCCGCCCCGCCCCGGGCGACGCCGATTCCCTCGCGTCTGGCGCGACTGCGCCTGCGGCTCAACCAGGGTTTGGACGAATTCGTCCGGCGGATTTACCGCCCGTTCTTGGAAAGTGCCCTGGCTTGGCGTCATCTGACCGTCTCGGCCTTTGCGGTCCTGCTGATGCTCAGTGTGGCCTTGGTCGCGGGCGGTCATGTCCGGCTGTCGCTGCAGGCCGATGTGACCAAGGACAGTTTTTGGGTCAATCTCACGCTGCCCCAGGACGCTCCTTTCAGCGAAACCCGCCGGATCGCGGAAAAGGTCGAGAAGGCCCTGCTGGAATTGAGGGACGAAATGGACCAGGAGCCCAAGGGCGTTGGGCTGCCGATCCTAGACGCGCGGGCGGAAACGGGCGAGCTTGCCCCGGCTCCGCGCCCTAAGGTACGGTCCGGCACCTCCGTCATCGTCGGCCTGGAAACCATTGTCTGGGAAAACGGCGCGGGTTTTTGGACCGAACTCTCCCCACAAGGGCGGCAAACCATCAAGGTGGAGGACTTCATCCGCGCCTGGCGCGAGCGCATCGGCGATGTCGGTCGCGCCAAGATCGACTTTCTGTACAAGGAAGGCGACGTGCCCTACGACCTCGAGTTCGACCTGGGAGCGTCGGATCCGTCGATCCTGATGCCGGCCGCCGAGGAACTGAAGCGCAAGCTGGCCGCTTACCCCGGTGTGTTCGACGTGGTCGACTCCGCGGAACCCGGCAAGCCGGAGGTTCACCTGCGCCTGAAACCCGAGGCCGAGCGGCTGGGGCTGCGCCTGGAAGAACTGGCCGAACAGGTGCGCCAAGCCTATTACGGCGACGAGGTGCATCGCTTCCAGCGCGGGCGCAACGAGGTCAAGGTCATGGTGCGCCTGCCCTGGAGCGAACGGCGATCGTTGGATAAGCTGGAAGACCTGCCGGTGCGCCTGCCCAACGGCGCGCAGGCGCCGTTGAGTGCCCTGGCCCAAGTCGATTTGACGCCCGGCTACGCCAAACTGGTACGGCAGGACAGGCAGCGCATACTCAAGGTGCAGGCGCGGGTCGATCCCAACCGGGCGGATCTCAATGCGGTCTATTCCGACCTGGAGGCCGGCGTGATCCCTCAGCTGAAACAAAAATTTCCGGGCCTGGCGGTGAACATCGGCGAGGAGCGGCAGGAGCAGGAAGAAGCCACGCACGCCCTGGCTTTCAACACCTTGATTTCCCTGGCGGTGATCTATGCGCTCATCGCCATACCTTTCCGCTCCTACACCAAGCCCCTGATTTTCCTGCTCGCTGCGCCCGTGGCCTGGAGCGGGGCGGTGCTGGCCCACTGGCTGGCCGGGCTGCCGCTCTCCATGGAGTCCCTGGTCGGGATGATCGCCGCCAGCGGGGTGGTGGTGAACGACAGCCTGGTGCTGCTGGATTACATCAAGGAGAAGGGGGTAGGAGTAGACGACACGGTCGCCGGCCCGGGGCCCGCCGCTGCAAACCTGATACTGGAGGCCTGTACCTCCCGTTTTCGTCCTATCCTGCTGGCCTTTCTCACCAACTTCGCCGGTTTCCTGCCCACCCTGCTGGAAACCAGCGAGCAGGCGCAATTCCTCATCCCGATGACCCTGTCGCTCTCAGCCGGCCTACTCATCGGCATGGCCGCCAGCCTGATACTCACGCCCGCCTGTTACGCCCTGCTGGGGCAATGGCACGACCGGCCGTCCTCCCGGGTGATATCCAGCCGCGCGGTGGACGATCGGACCTAA
- a CDS encoding aldo/keto reductase produces the protein MEYRRLGHSGFTVPVLSFGTGTFGGQGELFKAWGSTDVNEARRLVDICLEAGVSMFDSADIYSGGLAESILGEAIKGRRDRIIISTKATFRSGESPNDVGSSRYHLIAACEAALKRLGTDYIDLFQLHGFDALTPAEEVLSTLDDLVRAGKIRYIGVSNFSGWHLMKALAVSDRYGYARYVANQTYYSLIGRDYEWELMPLGLDQGVGAVVWSPLGWGRLTGKLRRGQPLPQISRLHKTADIGPPVADEYLFRVLDALDEIAQETGRTIPQVAINWLLQRPTVATVIIGARDEGQLRQNLGAVGWNLTADQVARLDAASVVTPVYPYWHQSGFSERNPAPV, from the coding sequence ATGGAATATCGACGTCTCGGCCATTCTGGCTTCACGGTTCCCGTCTTGAGCTTCGGCACCGGCACCTTCGGAGGCCAGGGCGAGTTGTTCAAGGCCTGGGGCAGCACGGACGTTAACGAGGCCAGGCGGCTGGTCGACATTTGCCTGGAAGCGGGCGTGTCCATGTTCGACAGCGCGGACATTTATTCCGGCGGACTTGCCGAATCGATATTGGGCGAGGCGATCAAGGGCCGGCGCGATCGCATCATCATTTCCACCAAAGCGACTTTTCGCTCCGGCGAGTCGCCGAACGACGTGGGTTCTTCCCGCTATCACCTGATCGCGGCGTGCGAGGCGGCGCTGAAGCGGCTCGGCACGGACTATATCGATCTTTTCCAGTTGCACGGTTTCGACGCCCTGACGCCGGCTGAAGAGGTGCTGTCGACGCTCGATGATTTGGTGCGCGCGGGCAAGATCCGTTATATCGGGGTTTCCAATTTCTCTGGCTGGCATCTGATGAAAGCCTTGGCCGTGTCCGATCGCTACGGCTATGCGCGTTATGTCGCCAACCAGACCTACTATTCCTTGATCGGGCGCGATTACGAGTGGGAGCTGATGCCGCTCGGCCTCGACCAGGGCGTGGGCGCCGTGGTCTGGAGCCCGCTGGGCTGGGGCCGGTTGACGGGCAAACTCCGCCGCGGTCAGCCGCTGCCGCAGATCAGCCGGCTGCACAAAACGGCCGACATCGGGCCGCCCGTGGCCGACGAGTACCTCTTCCGGGTGCTGGATGCCTTGGACGAGATCGCCCAGGAAACGGGCAGGACCATACCCCAGGTCGCGATCAATTGGCTGCTTCAGCGGCCGACGGTTGCCACCGTGATCATCGGCGCGCGCGACGAGGGACAGTTGCGGCAGAATCTCGGCGCGGTGGGCTGGAATCTCACCGCCGACCAGGTAGCCAGGCTCGATGCCGCAAGCGTCGTCACCCCCGTGTACCCCTACTGGCACCAGAGCGGTTTCTCCGAACGCAATCCTGCGCCGGTATAG
- a CDS encoding AMP-binding protein, protein MNETAVKGPERDAAEHLLAVLDELVHELHPGRGPLPIFDLDSSLDTDLGLDSLSRVELLSRIERRFEAVLPERLFAEAETPRDLLRALLRAVPSEAGSAIADISKLTLGAAEPTPATATTLIQTLNWHVARHPDRLHIRFYQDDSEGETLSYRQLKAGAMAVAIGLQAQGLQPAQAVAIMLPTGADYFFAFFGALLAGGIPVPIYPPTRLSQLEEHLIRHIAILANCAAPLFITVPEVQALAGMLQDRLVSLQAVTSVADLSASSGELVEPQVNARDTALLQYTSGSTGKPKGVVLSHANLIANIRAMGAAVNSTPDDVFVSWLPLYHDMGLIGAWLGSLYFAFPLVIMPPMSFLSRPQRWLRAIHRYRGTLSSAPNFGYELCRRRLEPRDLEGLDLSSWRCAFNGAETVSPETIDGFIERFRPFGFQAQAMWPVYGLAESSVGLAFPPAGRGPLIDRVRREPFARLGRAIPAGESDPNPLRFVACGAPLPGHQIRVVDDRDRELPDRQQGNIQFLGPSATSGYFRDSEHTRSLFHGGWLDTGDLGYVVDGELYVTGRIKDLIIRAGRNIHPQEIEQAVGGIEGVRQGSAAAVGVRNPEAGTERLVVIAETRLHDPLQREDLRARINTAVSELIGEPADEVVLAPPGAVLKTSSGKVRRAAIRALYENGVIGRPRGRLWTERIRLRLAGLAARGRRLRGRLFELGFAAYGWAIFGLLAPLVWSAVMLLPTLDARWRVMRAAIRLLRALTRTPLRVVGLENLPKPGEAFVLVSNHASYLDAYVLIAAIPRTMGFVAKAELGRDKRLGLALTRIGAEFVERFEAEKGADDARRLAGILRRGRTLAYFAEGTFTRMPGLRPFHLGAFTAAVETGVPVIPVALRGTRAMLRGDTWFPRPGAIAVTLGKPIDTTALCASAGDPWQASLLLRDAARARILRHCGEPDLERARPSSPGIAE, encoded by the coding sequence ATGAACGAAACCGCGGTTAAAGGACCCGAACGCGACGCTGCCGAACATCTTCTGGCGGTGCTGGACGAACTTGTCCACGAGCTCCATCCGGGCCGGGGGCCACTCCCGATTTTCGACCTGGATTCCAGCCTGGACACCGACCTCGGGCTGGACAGCTTGAGCCGGGTGGAACTGCTGAGCCGCATCGAGCGGCGTTTCGAAGCGGTCTTGCCCGAGCGGCTGTTCGCGGAGGCCGAAACCCCACGTGATCTGCTGCGCGCGCTGCTGCGGGCGGTGCCGTCGGAGGCCGGGAGCGCGATTGCGGACATCTCCAAGCTGACACTGGGTGCAGCCGAACCCACCCCGGCGACGGCCACGACGCTCATCCAGACGCTGAACTGGCATGTCGCCCGGCACCCCGACCGGCTTCACATCCGTTTCTACCAGGACGATAGCGAAGGCGAGACGCTTTCCTACCGCCAGCTCAAGGCGGGTGCTATGGCGGTGGCCATAGGCCTGCAAGCGCAGGGCTTGCAGCCCGCCCAGGCGGTGGCCATCATGCTGCCCACGGGCGCCGACTATTTTTTCGCTTTCTTCGGCGCGCTGCTGGCCGGCGGCATCCCCGTTCCCATTTATCCGCCGACCCGCCTGTCCCAACTGGAAGAACATCTCATCCGCCATATCGCCATCCTGGCCAACTGCGCGGCCCCCTTGTTCATCACCGTTCCCGAGGTCCAGGCGCTTGCCGGCATGCTGCAGGACAGGCTGGTCTCCCTGCAGGCGGTGACCTCGGTGGCGGACTTGTCGGCCAGCTCCGGCGAGCTGGTGGAGCCCCAGGTCAACGCCCGCGACACCGCCCTTCTGCAATACACCTCCGGCAGCACGGGTAAGCCCAAGGGCGTGGTGCTGAGCCATGCCAACCTGATCGCCAACATCCGCGCCATGGGGGCGGCGGTCAACTCCACGCCCGACGATGTCTTTGTGAGCTGGCTCCCGCTCTACCACGATATGGGTCTGATCGGCGCCTGGCTGGGCAGTCTTTATTTCGCCTTTCCCCTGGTGATCATGCCGCCGATGAGCTTCCTGTCGCGCCCCCAGCGCTGGCTCCGGGCCATACACCGCTACCGCGGCACCTTGTCGTCCGCACCCAACTTCGGCTACGAGCTGTGCCGGCGCCGACTCGAACCGCGCGACCTCGAAGGACTGGACCTGTCATCCTGGCGCTGCGCCTTCAATGGCGCCGAAACCGTGAGCCCCGAAACCATCGACGGCTTCATCGAGCGCTTTCGTCCATTCGGCTTCCAAGCCCAGGCCATGTGGCCGGTCTACGGATTGGCCGAATCCTCGGTCGGCCTGGCTTTTCCGCCGGCCGGCCGGGGTCCTTTGATCGACCGCGTACGGCGCGAACCGTTCGCTCGCTTAGGGCGGGCCATCCCCGCCGGAGAGTCCGACCCGAATCCGCTCCGCTTCGTGGCCTGCGGCGCGCCGCTGCCGGGCCACCAGATACGCGTGGTGGACGACCGGGACCGCGAACTTCCCGACCGGCAACAAGGGAACATCCAATTCCTGGGGCCCTCCGCCACCAGCGGCTATTTTCGCGACAGCGAACATACCCGCTCGCTGTTCCACGGCGGCTGGCTGGACACGGGCGATCTAGGCTACGTGGTGGACGGCGAGCTGTATGTCACCGGCCGGATCAAGGACCTCATCATCCGCGCCGGCCGCAACATCCACCCCCAGGAGATCGAACAGGCGGTGGGCGGTATCGAAGGAGTGCGTCAGGGAAGCGCCGCCGCGGTCGGTGTGCGCAATCCGGAAGCCGGCACCGAACGGCTGGTGGTGATCGCCGAGACCCGGCTGCACGACCCTCTTCAGCGTGAGGACTTGCGCGCCCGCATCAATACCGCCGTGAGCGAACTGATCGGCGAACCCGCTGACGAAGTCGTCCTGGCGCCGCCGGGGGCGGTGCTGAAAACCTCCAGCGGCAAGGTGCGGCGCGCCGCCATCCGCGCGCTCTACGAAAATGGCGTGATCGGCCGGCCGCGCGGGCGTTTGTGGACGGAGCGCATCCGACTGAGGCTTGCGGGCCTCGCCGCACGGGGACGCCGGCTGCGCGGCCGGCTGTTCGAACTCGGCTTCGCGGCTTACGGATGGGCGATCTTCGGACTACTGGCGCCGCTGGTGTGGTCGGCCGTGATGCTGCTGCCGACCCTGGACGCGCGCTGGCGCGTCATGCGTGCCGCGATCCGCCTGCTGCGCGCGCTGACCCGCACGCCCCTGCGGGTAGTCGGCTTGGAAAACCTGCCGAAGCCGGGAGAGGCCTTCGTCCTGGTGTCCAATCATGCGAGTTATCTCGACGCCTATGTCCTGATAGCCGCCATTCCCAGGACGATGGGCTTCGTCGCCAAGGCCGAACTGGGGCGGGACAAGAGACTGGGCCTGGCGCTGACTCGCATCGGCGCGGAATTCGTGGAGCGGTTCGAAGCGGAAAAAGGCGCCGACGATGCCCGACGCCTGGCCGGCATCTTGCGGCGCGGACGGACTTTGGCCTATTTCGCCGAGGGTACCTTCACCCGCATGCCGGGACTGCGCCCTTTCCATCTGGGTGCCTTCACCGCGGCCGTGGAAACCGGCGTTCCGGTGATACCGGTGGCCTTGCGCGGCACCCGCGCCATGCTGCGCGGAGACACTTGGTTTCCCCGCCCGGGGGCGATAGCCGTAACCCTAGGCAAACCCATCGATACCACGGCGCTATGCGCGTCGGCGGGCGATCCTTGGCAGGCATCCCTGCTGCTGCGGGACGCGGCCCGCGCGCGCATACTGCGTCACTGCGGCGAACCCGATCTGGAGCGTGCGCGTCCGTCGTCGCCAGGAATCGCGGAATAG
- a CDS encoding energy transducer TonB translates to MRTLSHSRSNAMMLSPSFLAAKSLFIRHPVRGQSADTALFRRHPLALIGTLVLVGASHAWLLYGYWLKPAPPPLKKAMPLPTIDIAFAAPAGRTVTPYVQPVERPAPAPKSDWVSPKKARSTVPVKKTAAQQTYPAKDRREPPPTAAPALSPIPMQEKVEPPPPEELTPASANADYLRNPSPEYPGIARSRRWEGEVLLKVLVLEDGRCGELAIHASSGHEVLDQAALNAVKNWRFVPAKLGGAAVASWVTVPIGFKLDS, encoded by the coding sequence ATGCGGACTTTATCGCACAGCCGGTCGAACGCCATGATGCTCAGTCCTTCTTTCCTCGCCGCCAAGAGCTTGTTCATCCGGCACCCGGTTCGTGGGCAATCCGCCGATACGGCCTTGTTCCGGCGCCACCCTCTGGCGCTGATAGGCACGCTGGTTCTGGTCGGCGCGAGCCACGCCTGGCTGCTCTACGGCTATTGGCTGAAGCCGGCTCCGCCGCCGCTGAAGAAAGCCATGCCGCTGCCCACCATCGACATCGCTTTCGCCGCGCCGGCCGGCCGGACGGTGACACCGTACGTGCAGCCCGTGGAGCGGCCCGCGCCCGCGCCCAAATCCGATTGGGTCTCGCCAAAAAAGGCCAGAAGCACCGTGCCGGTGAAGAAAACCGCCGCCCAGCAAACCTATCCCGCCAAGGATAGGCGCGAGCCGCCCCCGACAGCGGCTCCGGCATTGTCGCCGATACCCATGCAGGAAAAGGTGGAGCCTCCTCCGCCGGAGGAGTTAACGCCCGCCTCCGCCAACGCCGACTATCTGCGCAATCCCAGTCCCGAATATCCCGGCATCGCCCGAAGCCGGCGCTGGGAAGGGGAGGTGCTGCTGAAAGTCCTGGTCTTGGAAGACGGCCGCTGCGGCGAACTGGCGATACACGCATCCAGCGGCCACGAGGTATTGGATCAAGCGGCCCTGAATGCCGTGAAGAACTGGCGTTTCGTGCCGGCCAAGCTGGGCGGGGCTGCGGTTGCGAGTTGGGTCACCGTGCCCATTGGTTTCAAGCTGGACTCTTGA
- a CDS encoding virulence factor family protein gives MLYLALAGLLYGAWACASPAVENLQSGEWGQYAFHHPDGAFRGLVFLFSPEQGIQVDDQTAARELASRGWAVALVDSGIYLRRTRQANSAGSTACLYLPGAVEWTSQFLQQRLAVETYRPPVLAGREQGGTLVYALLSQSHPGSFAAGLSLDFSPRLALTGRLCERPPAGLSQNEQTLESGMPMGAPWRLAASGTLPADLSDFAAKAARANPDRVRLVEHVTDYAGAVTAASPAAPDPKLDRIPLIEVSNRNTQGVLAVIYSGDGGWRDIDKTLGDYLSKQDVAVLGVDALRYFWQKQTPDRVGKDLSWVLDHYLDAWKLREVWLIGYSFGADILPFAYNRLPEALRSRVVLLSLLSPGLSTDFEVHVSGWFNGEPGSEALPTAAEYSRIPGGKLQCVYGEEETAESLCALSILPDVETVKLTGGHHFDGDYAALGQRLVGGLRRRLAPAGTGKPGSETPSP, from the coding sequence ATGCTCTACTTGGCTTTGGCCGGGCTGTTATACGGAGCCTGGGCCTGCGCCTCTCCGGCCGTCGAAAACCTGCAAAGCGGAGAATGGGGCCAATATGCATTCCACCATCCGGACGGCGCTTTTCGGGGGCTGGTTTTTCTGTTTTCGCCCGAGCAAGGCATACAGGTTGACGACCAGACCGCGGCGCGCGAGTTGGCCAGCCGCGGCTGGGCGGTTGCGCTGGTCGACAGCGGCATTTATCTCCGTAGAACCCGGCAGGCGAATTCGGCGGGATCCACCGCCTGCCTCTATCTGCCGGGCGCGGTCGAATGGACCAGCCAATTTTTGCAACAACGGCTGGCGGTGGAAACCTATCGCCCGCCCGTCCTTGCCGGACGCGAACAGGGCGGAACACTGGTCTACGCCTTATTGTCCCAAAGCCATCCCGGCAGTTTCGCCGCCGGGCTGAGCCTGGATTTTTCGCCGCGCCTCGCCCTCACTGGCCGCTTGTGCGAGCGCCCCCCGGCCGGGCTTTCCCAAAACGAGCAAACCCTGGAATCCGGTATGCCGATGGGTGCGCCATGGCGTCTGGCGGCCTCGGGTACTTTGCCAGCGGACCTCTCGGATTTTGCGGCCAAGGCCGCCCGAGCCAATCCCGATCGCGTGCGGCTGGTCGAGCACGTCACTGACTATGCGGGCGCGGTGACGGCCGCGTCGCCGGCGGCGCCAGACCCCAAGCTCGACCGCATTCCCCTGATCGAAGTGTCGAACCGTAACACACAGGGCGTGCTGGCGGTCATCTACAGCGGCGACGGCGGTTGGCGCGACATCGACAAGACGCTGGGCGACTATCTGTCCAAACAGGATGTGGCCGTGCTGGGAGTCGACGCCTTGCGTTACTTTTGGCAAAAACAGACGCCGGATCGCGTCGGCAAAGATTTGAGCTGGGTTCTCGATCATTATCTCGACGCCTGGAAACTGCGCGAGGTCTGGCTGATCGGCTATTCCTTCGGCGCCGACATACTCCCCTTCGCCTATAACCGGCTGCCCGAGGCCCTGCGATCGAGAGTCGTGCTGCTCAGCCTGCTGTCTCCCGGATTGAGCACTGACTTCGAGGTCCACGTGAGCGGCTGGTTCAACGGGGAGCCCGGTTCCGAAGCGCTGCCGACCGCAGCGGAATACTCCCGCATCCCGGGCGGCAAGCTGCAGTGCGTGTACGGCGAGGAAGAAACCGCGGAGTCGCTTTGCGCACTCAGCATCCTCCCGGACGTGGAAACCGTGAAACTCACGGGTGGTCATCATTTCGACGGCGACTACGCGGCGCTCGGCCAGCGCTTGGTCGGCGGCCTGCGACGTCGCCTCGCGCCGGCGGGAACGGGAAAGCCCGGGTCCGAAACGCCATCGCCTTAG